The following DNA comes from Polynucleobacter necessarius.
AACTGCACAGCTACCCGTCACGTGCATTTCCATTTACATGGTGATGGCCCAGCCAAGCTAGACAAACCTTCGCTATCTGACTGGCCAACAGTGACCTGGACACCGGATGTTCAGAAATCCAAGCGTGTGAACTTAGATACTTTGACAGCCGCAGAAGTAGCCAGCTGGAAACCAGGCGAAACACTATTGCTAAACGGCAAAATTTTGACTGGTCGCGATGCGGCACACAAACGCATTCAAGATATGCTCGCCAAAGGGGAGGAGCTACCAGTGAGCTTCAAAGATCGAGTCATTTATTACGTTGGCCCTGTTGATCCAGTACGTGATGAGGCGGTTGGCCCTGCGGGACCTACAACAGCAACACGCATGGACAAGTTCACAGAGATGATGCTGGCTAAAACTGGGCTGATCTCCATGATTGGTAAAGCTGAGCGTGGCCCAGTAGCGATTGAGGCAATCAAGAAACATAAGTCCGCTTACTTAATGGCTGTTGGTGGAGCTGCTTACTTGGTATCTAAAGCAATTCAGACCTCTAAAGTGGTTGGCTTTGCCGACTTAGGCATGGAAGCGATTTATGAGTTTGATGTCAAAGACATGCCTGTGACAGTTGCAGTCAACTCTGAAGGCATTTCGATGCACGAGACTGGACCGAAAGAATGGCAAGCGAAGATTGGCGGAATTCCGGTCAAGCTTGCTTAGTCCATTTGCTCGCAGAGTTTTAAGCGAAACCCGGCACCCCATTGGCACTCATCGGAGTATTTGATTCTGGCGTTGGAGGCTTATCCATTTTGGATGAGGCTCTACACCAGCTTCCCCAGCACGATTACATTTATCTTGCCGACTCCGCTAACGCACCCTACGGAGAGAAATCGAGCGAGTGGATCGCCTCACGTAGCCTCAGCTTATGCAAACTATTAGCAAGTAGAGGGTGTAATGCCATTGTGGTTGCCTGCAATACCGCAACCGCTGAAGCGATTAAACAAATACGAGCGCAACTCTCTATCCCCATCATTGGCGTAGAGCCTGGCATCAAGCCTGCGGCAATGCAGTCTCAAAATCATATTGTGGGCGTCTTGGCCACCGAGGCAACCCTCAAAAGCGATAAATTCAATGCCTTATTAGCAACGCTGCCCAGTGACTGTCGCTTCATTAAGCAAGCAGGAGCAGACTTAGTTCCTCTGATAGAAGCGGGCAAAGCCGATGGTCAAGACACTTTAGAGTTACTAGCCACGCATCTCGAGCCCATTCAAGATGCAGGCGCTGATACCTTGGTATTGGGATGCACTCACTACCCTTTTTTAAGGAAAGCGATCTGCAAGTTGCTTGGAGAGTCGATTACCTTAATTGATACCAGCGATGCTGTTGTTAGGCAGTTAAAGCGACAACTAGAAACCATTAAACAGAGTAGCAACCCCAAATCCACTTTTGGATCGATTCTATTGATGAGCAGTAAAGATGAAAAATCTCTGCTATCGATGGCGCAAGATTTAATGTCTGCTGATTTGACAATGTATTCAGTGCAAGCACGTATCTTAGGCGAGGCAGGATGAGTGCTCTACTGAAAAATGTGGATGTCTATATTCCATTCAATAAAACTGAACGCATCATTATTGGCATCGTATTGCTTTTACATGCCCTCCCTGCTTTAGAGTTTTTGCACTTGAGCAAACGCACCCACGCACATTGATGATGCGCGCGTCATGGCAAACTTGGTCAGCCCAGAATTAGCCAGTCAAAGCCAGCAACCTCCTGCGGCTACTCCGCCAAAACCAAAAGAGGAGAAGAAAGCTATTCAGGAAAAGCCGAAAGAAAAACCTACTGATAAACCCAGCTCCACCCAGGCACAACAAGCGCCACAACAAAATCAAACTCAGAGCAAATCGGATGCGCAGACCCAAAATGCATCTGTAGCCCCCGCTACCAGTGGGGGTGCTAGCGGAACTCCAATTCAAACCGACATTGGTAAACTAGTTGTGCTTTACCAGCCAGATGCGGATGCTTACTACCCTTCATTCTCAAAACGTGCCGGTGAACAAGGCGCAGTCGTAGTGCGATTGATTATTGACGAAACGGGTAGCGTAGAAGATGTGGCGTTACTGCAATCAAGCACCTTCCCTAGGTTAGATCGCGCGGCTACTGATATTGGCAAACGCTATCGCTTCAAACCTTTTTTAGTAAATAGCTCACCCCAAAGAATTTCCACTAATCTTTTAATCAAATTTAACCTCAAGCATTAATCAATATGAACATACCATTTGGAATTGCAAATCTCTGGATTGAAGACGATGCGATTACCCGATTTGTAGCGATTGCTCTACTCACCTGCTCTATTGTGACGTGGGTGATCTTGCTAACCAGACTGTGGGATTTACGCAATCTACGAAAACTAAAACCTGAGCTTGAGCGGTTCTGGCGTGCCACATCATTTGATCAAGGCTTGCAAGCGTTTAGCAACCACGCATCCAATCCTTATTATCAAATTGCGCAATTGGCTACCAAGGCATCAACCCATCACCAAAACCAATCCACCAATCACCGCGAACTCCTGCAAACACTCAACTACTCAGAGTGGATGGCAAGAAGCGTGAAAAAAAACAGCATTGATACGGTTGCCGCTGGACTTCAAAAAGGCTTGACCTTCTTGGGATCTACAGGCGCAATTGCTCCGTTTATTGGCCTCTTTGGAACGGTGTGGGGCATCTATCACGCCTTAATCTCCATCAGCAGCTCGGGTAGCGCGCAGATCGACCAAGTTGCCGGACCAATCGGCGAAGCGCTCATCATGACCGCCCTTGGACTGGCCGTAGCGATTCCCGCCGTTCTCGCCTTTAACGCCATTAATCGCGCCAACAAA
Coding sequences within:
- the murI gene encoding glutamate racemase; this translates as MALIGVFDSGVGGLSILDEALHQLPQHDYIYLADSANAPYGEKSSEWIASRSLSLCKLLASRGCNAIVVACNTATAEAIKQIRAQLSIPIIGVEPGIKPAAMQSQNHIVGVLATEATLKSDKFNALLATLPSDCRFIKQAGADLVPLIEAGKADGQDTLELLATHLEPIQDAGADTLVLGCTHYPFLRKAICKLLGESITLIDTSDAVVRQLKRQLETIKQSSNPKSTFGSILLMSSKDEKSLLSMAQDLMSADLTMYSVQARILGEAG
- a CDS encoding energy transducer TonB — its product is MANLVSPELASQSQQPPAATPPKPKEEKKAIQEKPKEKPTDKPSSTQAQQAPQQNQTQSKSDAQTQNASVAPATSGGASGTPIQTDIGKLVVLYQPDADAYYPSFSKRAGEQGAVVVRLIIDETGSVEDVALLQSSTFPRLDRAATDIGKRYRFKPFLVNSSPQRISTNLLIKFNLKH
- a CDS encoding MotA/TolQ/ExbB proton channel family protein; translated protein: MNIPFGIANLWIEDDAITRFVAIALLTCSIVTWVILLTRLWDLRNLRKLKPELERFWRATSFDQGLQAFSNHASNPYYQIAQLATKASTHHQNQSTNHRELLQTLNYSEWMARSVKKNSIDTVAAGLQKGLTFLGSTGAIAPFIGLFGTVWGIYHALISISSSGSAQIDQVAGPIGEALIMTALGLAVAIPAVLAFNAINRANKLFLADLNRFGNDLLAYFVTGARLNSGESSCLFTFRTTKTTITSCRQST